The sequence below is a genomic window from Zhongshania aliphaticivorans.
CTAGCGAAGGCAGCCTACGCGGTGGCCCGCTGGCCACACTGCTTGGCCCACTAAGCAGTGCCACCAAAAACACACCGCAGATCAATGCCACCGCGAGTGCCACCAAACTCCAGTATTTGGCTTATTCGATAGCCCAGGCCGATCTAGACGCAAAATTAAGCGCAGACCAAAGCCTGACACTGAAGGTCAACGCCACAGAACTCAATGTCGGCCCACTCACTAAGGCTGATATGGAGTTGAACGGCACCGGCAGCTTAGAAAATCATAAACTCGCCTTTAAAGTCGCGGATCGCAATCAGCAAATTGAATTAAGCCTGTCAGGTGGCTTAGGCACTGCGTCAACATCTGCCAAGACTAAAGCGCAAACCGCAAGCGCCACATGGCACGGACATATTGAACACCTCGCCGCAAACCACCCAATGTTAGGCCCCTGGTTTTCTAAGGCGCCAAACTCCCTGCGTGCATCAGCGACCGAGATACAGCTAGGCGAGCTCTGCTTAGTTCAAGAACAAGACTCCGCACCCGCCAGCCTCTGCGTTGCATTGAACTTCAATGACGACACCATAAAGCTCAATGGCGATATTCAGGGTCTGTCACTCAATCGCTTCAGTGCCGGTCTACCGCCGGGATCCTCTCTGCAAGGCAAAGTCGACAGCGAATTTAATGTGGCCGGTAAGCTAGACCAACTCACTGGCCAGTTCGCGCTAACAGCAGCACCGATTCTCATCCGCTACCAGGCCGGTGTTGACGAAGCAGCCCTTGAACACCACGCCAGCTTAAGCGCCAACGCCAGCCTCAAAGACAATCAAATACGCAGCGAAATGGCATTTGTGATCGCCGAAGTGGGTAGTATGAACGGCACGCTGAACACCCGTGGTCTTGACCCCGGCAGCGCAATTGAGGGCTCAGTGAGCAGCCAATTTGACAACCTACTTTGGCTCGGCGGTTTCTTTCCTGAACTTGAAAAACTCGACGGTAGCCTAAATGCCGATCTTGCCATTAATGGCAGCGTCGCGGCACCCGCGCTGGTCGGCGCCGTGGGCCTAGACAATCTTCATATGCAATTGCCCGCCATTGGTCTCGCGCTTAATTCTGGCAGCGCCAGCCTTCACTTGGCCAATGCTGGCGACTGGCAGCTAGACGCCGGCATCAGCTCCGGTGCAGGCCGCATCAATCTCATCGGCCAAGGTGTTTTTGAACCGAGCAACGGCCCCACCGGCAATATCGCCATCAGCGGCGAAAACTTCACTGCCGTTGATCTTGCAGATGCCAAGGTGCTTATTTCGCCGGATATTAATATCAGCCTTGCCGCCGAACTCATTAAGATTCGAGGCAGCCTCGCGATCCCCCAAGGTAATTTCACCTTAAAATCTCTGCCCGCACAGGCCAGTTCGGTGTCCGCAGACGAGGTGATAATCAGCAGTAAAAGCGCGCCTACCATCGCCGCCACGAGAGCAATTGACACCCAGGTCACCATCTCCCTAGACGACAGTTTTCAGTTTACCGGCTACGGCCTGAGCACCCGCTTTGGCGGCAAGCTCAAAATAGTGCAAAAGTCCCAAGCTGCAGTACAGGCTTTTGGCAGCCTCTCGCTCTACGACGGGGTGTATAAAGCCTACGGACAAGACTTAAGTATTCAGCGCGGCTTACTGCTATTCCAAGGGCCGGTAGACAATCCCGGTTTGAATATTACCGCCGTGCGCGAGGTGGAACCCTACCGTGTCGGTATCAATATTGGCGGCTTCGCGCAGGATATACGCAGTGATTTATTCTCTGACCCCACTATGCCGCCCACAGACGTGATTTCAATGCTCATCACCGGCAAAGCGCCCGGTGCAATGAGTCAGTCTGATGCGAATCAAGTCATGAATGCCGCAACGTCACTGGGTATATCCCAGAGCAAGGGCATAACCAGTACCTTGCAAAGTACCTTTGGCATGGATGTGTTAAATTTTCAGGGCGGCGACAGCTATGAGGAAAGCTCACTGGTGGTGGGCAAGTACTTAACGCCAAGTATTTTCATCAGTTATGTACAAAACCTATTCACCCCTGCAGGCAGTGTTCAATTGGACTACACCCTGAGCAAATCGCTGGGCTTAAAAGCCCAGTCTGGCGAAACGCAAAGCATTGACCTCTTGTACCGGGTAGAACACGGTAAAGATTAAGTGCGCCGTTTACCCGGCCACTACCAGACCGTTTTCATTGTGCCGCCATCCACCACCAAGCTAGCGCCGGTAATATAGCTCGCGGCCGGTGACAGTAGAAAAGCCCCCGCCTTACCAAACTCAGCAGGCTCGCCATAGCGACCAAGGGGAATAGTCTGCTCATTGGCACGGCGTTGATCGCTAATACTAAGGTGCTTAGCCTGCGCTTGGAGTTTGTCTAAATTCTGCATGCGATCAGTGGCAATCAAGCCCGGTATCAAATTATTGACGCGGATATTTTCGGCCGCTAACTGTTTTGACAAACTTTTGGCCAAGCTCGTCACGCCAGCCCGCATTACATTGGATAGCAGCAAAAAATCGATGGGTTCTTTAACTGAGGATGACGTTAGGGTCAATATGGCACCGCCACCGGCACTACGTAAATGCGGTAGCGCCGCGCGTACCATCCGCACTGCACTCATCAGCGTTAAATTAAACGCCGCCAGCCAATCCTCATCATCAAAGCTATCAAACTGACCAACCGGCGGCCCACCGGCATTCACTACTAAGCCATCGATTCGCCCGAAATCGCTATGCGCATCGGTTACCCACCGCTGAATACTGGCGCCGTCGCTCGCGTCCATCACATAGGCCTTTACCGGATTTCCGCTGCGACCGGCCAATTCAATGGCGCTAGCCTCAATAGTTTGCGCGCTGCGACTCGCAATGGCCACCGACGCACCGTTTAAAGACAGCTGTTCGGCTATTGCCAAGCCTAAGCCTTTGCTCGCCCCCGCAAGCAAAAACACTTTACCCTTAACCTGCAAATCCATATTGCTCACTCCTCGCTCTATTATATTAAGGATTAAACCCTACTAGCGGGTCTATTAACCCTAGGCCTATCATCACTAGCAATGGCCACCAAACTTAATCAACCGAGACGGCTAGGTGGGAATTGGGTAGAATAGCCCCCAAAATAGGTCGGTCCGAATTTTGCTTTACTTAAAGCGTATTGTTGCTGACTCAAGAAAACCTAAAAAACACATGACATCAGATATAATCGCTGTCAACATTACCGCACGATGACGGGCGAATACATTATGACAACTGACACCAACACAAGCACAAGTTATCACCACGGCAATCTCCGCCAGGAATTGATGGAGCTCGCCGAAAAGCACCTCGTTACTGGTGGCATTGGCGAGCTGAGCCTGCGCGCGCTCGCTCGAGAGATCGGCGTTTCACAAACTGCGCCTTATCGGCACTTTAAAGACAAAAATGCCTTGCTTGCAGCGCTGGCCACCGAAGGTTTTCGCCGCTTCTTTGCATTGTGTGAAGCAAGCGAAAATGAACCAAGGGCTGACCTGAGCTTATTAATGTTTGGCTTGAGCTATGTACAATTCGCCAAACTCCATACCGAAATGTTCCATCTCATGTTTGGCCCGGTATTACAGCCTCGCAATGACTACCCAGAACTGTTTGCCGCTGGCCGTGAAGCAATTTACAAAGTCCGCGCCGGTGTTGAACGCGGCTTTAAAACCAATGTTATTCGTCAACTCGACGATGTTGCATCAATGGCACACACCGTTTGGGCCGCCGTACACGGCGTTGCGACGCTAATGCTTGACCACGGCGACACCTATGGTTATCACCGCGACCTCGACCTTCAAGCAGAAAAATCGCTGCGCATGATGATCGCGGGGCTTTGCACTGACCCCACCGATATTTCTAAATTACCAGCAACGCCGAGCCCAGCAGCCGAATAAATCCTTCGGCTGTAACTCATCGTTATAAGCGGCCCAAAACCAATAATGGCGGCGTAGTAAGTACGGCTCGGCAATAAAACCACCCCGTTGCAGCCATTGTCACCGCGCCCAGTAATGGCACCACCAAAAACACCTCGCCATGCCAAACGCCGTCCATATCCAACACCCAACGCTGCACGCCATAAAGCGCAATATTACTGCCTAGGGCGGCCAACAAACCGGCTAGCAGTCCTACTGCAGAAAACTCTAACAGCAAGCCGCTGGCGACAAGTTTTCTGCTCGCCCCCAAGGTACGCAATATGGCATTTTCGTGTAGGCGACTGTCTAGGCTTGCCTGCACATTCGCCACGCTCACTAGCAAGGCGCAAACCACAACCAATAGCAGAACCAAGCCAATGGCGGCACTCACCTGCGCGACTACGGTATTCATTTGCTTAATCACGGCATCAATTTCAATCAAGGTCACCGTGGGAAATGCCCGCAACAACGCGGTAAGCAACGGCTTGTCGCCCTCCGCCAAATAAAAACTGGTGATATAACTCCCGGCGTATTTCTCTAAGCTGCCCGGCGGAAACATAAAGTAGAAATTGGGACGCATACTGCTCCAGTCCAAGCTGCGAATACTGCCAACCTCCGCCTGCAAAGTCTGCCCGCCAATATTAAAGTTAAGCACTGAACCAAGCTTAAGATGCAATTGCTCGGCAAGCTCCTGCTCTACTGAAACAGCAATATTGTCAGCGCCTTTAACGCTCACCTCGGGCCACCAAGCCCCCGCCTCTAGACGGTTATCTTCAGGTAAGTCACTGGCCCAGCTCAAATTTATTTCTCGATTAACATTGCCGCGCTCGGCATCAATACCCTCAATGTCCTTAAGTAGCATTTCGTTAATATGCGTCAAACGGCCCCTGACCATGGGGTATAAACCGGCATCCGCAATTTGATGCTCAGCGAAAAAGGCATTCAAGGGCGAAATTTCATTTGGCTGAATATTAATTAAAAAATGATTAGGCGCACCCTCGCTCAATTGCATTTGCCAATCGGCCAATAATGTTGATCGCAACACGCCCAAGGTAGTTAGCGCCATTAACGCCAGGGCAAAACTTGCCACCTGAAAAGCATTGCCAAAGCGTCGCCGGTAGATAGCCGCAAGCGCTAGACGCAGTGCGCCCTGTGAGCGACTCGCCGTTGCGCGCCGAGCCAGAGAAATCAAAAGCAGCACCAAGCCCGCGGCCAACAAACCTAAACTCAGACTTGCCAGTAACAGCGCACCACTAAGCTGAATGTCCTTGCTATACCACCACATTAATAGTCCAACGCCGAGCAAGCCAATCAAACCACTGCTCAGCAAGTCATCACTATTGTCAGCAAGGTCTCGGCGCAATACCCGCAACGGCGCCACTTTGCTCAGGCGCCACAGCGGCGGCAAGGCAAATACCGCGGTGGATACCACGGCGGTAATTGCCCCGACCATAAAGGGCCGCCAGCTAGGCGGCGGAATTTCAATATCAATTAAGCCTTGCAAGCTACTGAACAGAATTTCTTGCAAGCCAAAGCCCAATAAGCCGCCCAGTGTAATCGCACCGCTGCACAACAGGAGCAATTGGCCAAGATAGCGGTATAAAATCTGCCGACGCTGGGCACCCAGCGCCTTCATTACGGCAACATTATCGGTATTGCGGTCGCCGTAGCGCCGCGCCGCCAAGGCAATTGCGGCGCCCGCAAGGGCCACGCCCAAACTCGCCGCGAGCAATAAATAGCCCTCGGCCCGCTTTAAGGTGTTCGCTAGCGCCGGCTGCCCATCGCGCAGGTCTTCCCAGCGTTGCCCTTCAATTAAATGCGGTGCAAGCCACGCCCCGTAGGCATCAAGCTGTTCAGTATTACCCGCAAATAAATAGCGGTAGCGCACCAAACTACCCGGCTGCACAACCTCGGTGGCCGCCAAATCGCGGATATTGATCATTGCCCGTGGTGCTAGCATGTCATTCATGCCACCACGATCAGGCTCACTGAGCAGCGCCCGACTAAGCCTGAAATTCGCCTCACCTAAGCTGACTTCATCGCCAAGCGCTAAATTCAGCAATGCCATTAAGCGGGAGTCCAACCAAATCTCCCCTGTTTGGGGGCCGCGATTGACAAGCTCTACCTCACCAAAGGCCGTGTCGCTCACGCCTAACTCGCCAATTAATGGGTAGGCTTCTGACACCCCGCGCACCGAGGCCAATTGCATGTTGTCATCCGCAGCGACCATCGAGCGAAAGCTCACCACACTGGCAGTGCGCAAGCCCTGTGCCTGGGCCTCAGTTAACCAGCTCTCAGGAATACTGCGGGCAGTTTTCAGCACCCGATCTGCGGCTAAAAAATGATGACTCTGTTGCGTCATGGCGCCGCTGAGCCGCTCCGAGAACCCCGCGATGCCGGTAACAATCAATACCGCCAAACACAGAGAAAAACCCAATAAGCCCAGCTCGCCGCCCCGCCAAGCGCGGCTAAAATTGCGCAGTGCCGCCACAATATTCATAGCGCGTCCAGCGCAGAATCACTTGGTGTCGCAACGCCGCCATTATCAAATTCTTCACTCAAAACACCGTCGTGCATCACAAATTGTCGTTCGCAGCGTCGCGCGAGGGGTAACTCATGGGTGACCAGTACAAGGGTGGTATCGCTCTCGCTATTTAACGCAAACAATAACTCTATAATGCGCTGACCAGTGTGCTCGTCTAAATTCCCGGTGGGTTCGTCGGCAAACAGAATATCTGGCTCCACCGCAAACGCCCGCGCCAGAGCAACCCGCTGCTGCTCACCACCAGAGAGTTGACGGGGGTAATGATGGCCGCGTTCGGCCAAGCCGACCTTATCAAGAAACACTTTTGCCTTAGCGGCAGCGCCAGAGCGGCCGCTCAGCTCTAGTGGCAACATCACATTTTCTAATGCGGTTAAACCCGGCAATAACTGGAAGGACTGGAACACAAAACCGACATGCTTGGCCCTGAGACTAGCGCGCTGATCTTCCGTCATCACGCTGATATTTTGACCGTGCAGAAATACCGCGCCGCTACTGGCATTGTCCAAGCCAGCCAGCAAACCTAGTAAGGTCGACTTGCCCGCCCCAGACACGCCAATAATGGCCGCGCTCTCCCCCGCCTTGATTTCGAGGTTAATCCCTCGCAATATGGCAAGTTCCTGGGCACCGCTGGTGACCGTTTTACAGAGATCTTGTACTCGAATCATGTTGAAACCTGTGTTTTCATTTTATTCACGCCTTCGTCGCCGTGCCGGATTACTTTTACTCTTGAGCTTAATATCGCTAGGCACAACGTCTGTAGCCTATGCGAGCGCCGCTGATAAAACAGCCAATATACTGGTGCTTGGCGACAGCATCAGCGCAGGCTACGGCTTTGACCCCGCACTGGGCTGGGTGACTCTGCTCAGCAAGCAAATCCCCGAAACGTATACCGTGGTCAATGCCAGCGTCAGCGGCGAAACCAGTGCCGGAGGCTTAAACCGTCTGCCCGCGCTATTGGCGGAGCACCAGCCGAGCATCGTCATCATCGAACTCGGCGGCAATGACGGCCTGCGCGGTTACCCCGTGAATACCTTACGTAAGAACCTGCAAGCCTTGATCAATTTAAGTATTGAGGCCGGCGCTCAACCGCTGCTCCTCGGCATGAAAATTCCGCCTAACTACGGAAAGCGCTATACCGAGGCCTTTGCCGCCAGCTATGCAAAAATCGCAAAGGCCAATAATCTGCCTTGGATAGACTTTTTCCTCGACAATATCGCCACTAATAGCAGCCTAATGCAAAGCGACGGCATACACCCCAACGCCGACGCCCAAGCATTGATAGTACAGAAGGTATTGCCAGCACTGACACCCCTGCTGAATTAAGTTTTGGTAAGAGAAGGTATTAGCAAAGACAGAGGAAGCACTATGGGTGGCAATTTTGAGCAAGCGAACCCGCCGCCGCCCGGATTCTTAGGCCCCGACGATAAACTCGTGGTGTTCGACGGGGTCTGCAAGTTCTGTCATTTTTGGAGCCGCTTCATCATTCGCTTTGACAGCCACCAGCACATCAAACTTGCCACCGTGCAATCGCCCGTCGGGATCGCGTTATTTGAGCATTACCGTTTAGCAAGCAGCGATATTGAATCCGTCTATTTTTTTACCGGTGGTCGCGTATTTGAAAAAAGCACGGCGATTTTCCAAATTATTAAGCAGTTGCCCTGGCCCTGGCGGCCACTGCTCTTATTTTCACTGATCCCTCGCCCCATTCGCGATCTACTCTACGATCTTATTGCCCGCCATCGCTACCGTTTGTTTGGCCGCTACGAGCAATGCCCCCTGCCAACCGCTGAGCAAGAAGGCCGATATTACTAACCTAGCTAGCCCCACACCCCGCGTAGGATTAGCTATGCGGCAGCGCTGCAAAATCACATTGCTAGCGTCTCATTACTCACGCGCTCTCTTCGGCCAGCTGCTTCAAAATACGGGTGTAATTCTCAATTCCTTGGGCACCGGTCACAAGGTGACGGCGATTAAATACTACCGCGGGCACCCCTTGAATACCTTGGTCTAACCAGAATTCTTGAGCCACTCGCACGTCGTTGGCAAAACGCTGATCGGTCAATACAGCTAAAGCTTCGCTGCGTTCGAGTCCGATATTGGCAGCGACGTCCGCTAGAACATTGATGTCCGACAGGTTCTTGCCGTCGGTGAAGTGAGCCGTAAAAAGCGCTTGTTTTAGCTCGTGCATACGCCCGAACTGATCTGCCCAATGTAATAACTGGTGCACGTTAAACGTGTTATGCATTCGCATATCGTCACTAAAATTCATTTCAAATCCGACTTGCGCAGCAGCCTCAGTCATCTGGATTCGGCTGTCTTGCGACTGCTGTTTGCTCGTGCCATATTTTTCGGCAATATGCTCACGGAGATTTTGGCCCTGAGTAGGCATATTGGGATTCAGCTCAAAGGGATGCCAATGAATTTCATGTGGCGTGCCACTTGCTTCCAACGCCGCTGCGAGCTGCCTGTAGCCAATGACGCACCATGGACAGACAACGTCAGATACGATATCAATGTGCATAATATTTAAACTACTGCTCATGTTTGTCTCCTTTAATTAATTACAACGGGCTAGGCGCCAATGGTTTATTGCTGTGCGCGCAGAGTATCTCCATCCTGACGACATACAATACGCCACTAGTAAGCATAAAAAGCGTCAGTTGCTGGGCAAATTTCACATCCACGCTATACAGAGTTATAACAGGTAATTGGCTCAGCTGAGGCAGTGAAAAGCAATGATGTATTCGCGGCATAAGCCTAGGAACTCATCATTGCCTTATTAGACTTAGCTCCCAGCGTCCTTGAGTGCTACGTGGATAATCACTTCTTTTCCCACGAAAATTGCGTGAACGCTTTATCGACCGGAGTCTGGGCCAAATGATTTGTATAGTTGCTCATTATTTTTTGGCTAAGCCCCAAAATCACTTCTAATACGTTTTGCTGGGTAAAACCGGCTGAATAAAAATCTTGTACTTGTTTCTCTTCCAGCGCACCACGTTGACGTACCACGGCCAAGGTAAAGTCGCGCAGGACTTCGAGCTTGGCACTTGGCAGCGGCGTCTCGTCGCGCAAGGCATTACTGATCTCATCTGAAACTTTCATGGACTTTGCGATACCCGTGTGAGCCGGCACACAATAATGACAGGCATGCTCCACATTGATTGTTTGCCAAACCACAGTTTTCTCGTCGGCGTTTAAAGTGCTGTTAACAAACAGGCGGTGCAAGGTTTGGTAAGCCTCAAGTAAGCCGGGGGCTTCAGCCATCACGGCATGCAAGCCGGGAATCATACCAAAGGCTTTCAACGAGCCTTCTAGGAACGGCTTAGCTTCAGTCGGTGCGCTGTTTATGTCGTGCAAAGTAAATGTACTCATTGATCTCGCCTTTTTTTGAGTGATCATTCAAATAAAGAAATGATCTTATATTGCGTTATGAGCAGTGGTCAAGCTAAAATTGAGCGATCATTCAATATTAACCCGGCCGACACCATTTAGGCCTATTCATAAAGAGACCGTCATGGCCCGCACAGCCCGCTTTGATCGCCAAGTTGCGCTGGATAGCGCCGTTGAACTGTTCTGGTCAAGAGGCTATTACGCCACCTCAATGAAACATATTGAGAAGGCCTTAGACATGCGCCCCGGCAGCCTTTACGCGACCTTCGGCAGTAAAAGCGGTTTGTTTGCCGAGGCCTTAGATGCCTATGCCAGCCGCAGCAGTGATGACTTTAAGCAAATAAGCGACAACGCCGAGAGCGTTGTAGACGGCTTACAACGCTACCTCCGTTCATTTGCCCAGCCCTGTAATGCGGATGCACAAATGCCCGCACAGGCATGCATGCTAATTAAGACCTTGCTTGAGGTGAATGCCGAAGATGCCGCGCTGCGGGCTCAGGTTGACGCCATACTTGCAACCGTCGAAAAGCGGCTTTGCCAAGCGCTTGAGCAGGCGAAGGCGATGGGAGAATTGCGCGCGGAAGTTGATTGCCCGCGATTGGCACGCTTATTACAAACCCAGATCATTGGCTTGCGATCATTTGCCGAACGCAATGTACCCAGCGATCAGTTAACCGCGCTTGCTGATGATATGGCCGCCATACTCGATGCCTACCGCGTTCGCTGAATAAAACTAAAACCTGATGCTATTAATGGACGTCTTAATTTGCGGTCACTAAAAGCAGCATTACACTCAGAGCGTCATAAAAAATCACACCAAGCTCGCTGGATCCAACAACACCGCCAATTCATCCCGACTTAAATCGGTCATTTCCACGGCCACGTCCAGTACCGGCCGTTGCTCGGCATAGGCTTTTTTAGCTATTTTTGCCGCCGCTAAATAGCCGATAACAGGGTTGAGCGCGGTCACTAATATTGGGTTGCGAGCGAGGCTGTCCGCCATTACCGCCTCGTCGATGGTGAAGTCAGCGATGGCTTTATCGGCCAGCGCCCGACAGGCAGTACTCAGCATATCGATACTTTGCAGTAGGTTGTAGGCAATGACCGGCAGCATGACATTCAACTGAAAATTACCTGACTGCCCGGCGACGGTTATGCAGGCGTCGTTGCCAATTACCTGCGCGGCAGCCATCGCCACCGCCTCGGGTATCACTGGGTTTACTTTGCCCGGCATAATACTGCTGCCGGGCTGCAGCGCTGGCAGGCGGATTTCGCCCAAGCCCGCTAGCGGGCCGCTGTTCATCCAGCGCAGATCATTACTGATCTTCATTAACGCCACCGCCAAGGCCTTTAATTGACCAGAGGCGGCCACCGCCGTGTCTTGGCTAGATAGCGCCTCAAACAGCGAGCTGTTGGGTTTAAAACTCAAGCCGGTGTCGATACTAATCGCCAAGCAAAACTTCTCAGAAAATAAATCGGGCGAATTCACCCCGGTGCCAACGGCTGTTGCACCTTGCGCCAACTGACAAAGTTGCTTTTGGGTATCCAGAAGACGTTTGCGGGCCTTATGAATTTGTTCTGCCCAGGCCGAAATTTCTTGAGACAACTTAATCGGCATCGCATCCATAAGATGGGTTCGACCGGTTTTGAGAACACCGTCAAGCTGGCTAGCCTTGCGTTTAAGTACAGCCTCTAAATGTTCTAGCGCTGGCAATAATTGCTTGTGTAAGGCCAGCGCCGCGCTGACATGGATCGCGCTAGGAATAACATCATTACTACTTTGACTCATATTGACGTGGTCATTGGCGCTGACCTCAAGACCGCTACTCTCGCTGGCAAGGTTAGCCAATACCTCGTTTACGTTCATATTTGTGCTAGTGCCCGAACCGGTTTGAAATACATCAATCGGGAATTGGTCGCTATAGGCGCCATCCAAAACCTTATCTGCAGCACTAACAATCGCCTGAAATAGATCTTCCGACAGCAGCTCCTCTTCGCGATTGACCATAGCCGCACAGCGCTTGATACGCACCACTGCGTGAATAAACTGCTCGGGCAGAACCAAACCGCTAATTGCAAAATTATCGAGGGCGCGCTGAGTTTGCGCCCCATATTTAGCCGAACTAGCAACCTTCACCTCGCCCATACTGTCGCGCTCGAGCCGAAACGTATTCATGGTATCTCCTCCCTAGCCAGCAAATTTACGCTTAAACGCCGTCATAACATAAAGCGCTTAGCTCTATGGCAATGATAATTCGTGTTATGTCCCCATAAGCCCTAAAATATATCAGCCTTAACATGGAGACCAATATGCCCACAGACTACCAAAACACTAGCACAGATCAGTGGCTACAATGGGACAAAGACCATATTTGGCACCCATACTCCTCAGTACTGAACCCGCCAGCGATGGTTCCGGTGGTATCCGCCAAAGGCGTGCGACTCACGCTAGCCGATGGTCGTGAACTTATTGATGGTATGTCATCTTGGTGGTCAGCTATACACGGCTATAATCATCCGGCCTTAAACGCGGCGGCAAAAGCCCAGCTCGATGATATGTCTCATGTTATGTTTGGCGGGCT
It includes:
- a CDS encoding translocation/assembly module TamB domain-containing protein — encoded protein: MIATFGRYLFRTLLALFALAFLCVASVYLILDTQRGSDWLLHRGLALVSPEAEFTSYSGSLARGIQLEGLHIPLDGIDIQLGQLDSSWNLWGVLSGSLAINKLHLDELRIKIDASATPTAEPSATSPGPWPSLSLPIAIAIDDLKIAQLQLIQGSDIQNIEQINLSAALGLTRSKIKALKIQTATQRLNMHGRINNTPPYPMDINVDWETSTEEFGALSGKAQLSGDLRELQLSHRLNQPALLDSKAKVRLPYRAEHMVIDYREIQLSLNNQWHNFKTSALTSSELALQSTGSLTIEGSWQDYQLNLDTTISADGQHHPQKTTPAPASTAQISASTAPDMASILNAVFKEPGQFAAKLNGNQLSIAIAKLDAQTAVGELAVNGKVNANNFLNNTAASAKQALQWQLAITAKNLDSRSLTPQWPAHLSAKLNSNGHWQGDRYQLSVDIESLNGDFLARTAQGSGQIRLSERGQEFKQLKLQLGDNHLQLHGKLAETSSLDWQLDAQNLGQILPELSGALTSEGSLRGGPLATLLGPLSSATKNTPQINATASATKLQYLAYSIAQADLDAKLSADQSLTLKVNATELNVGPLTKADMELNGTGSLENHKLAFKVADRNQQIELSLSGGLGTASTSAKTKAQTASATWHGHIEHLAANHPMLGPWFSKAPNSLRASATEIQLGELCLVQEQDSAPASLCVALNFNDDTIKLNGDIQGLSLNRFSAGLPPGSSLQGKVDSEFNVAGKLDQLTGQFALTAAPILIRYQAGVDEAALEHHASLSANASLKDNQIRSEMAFVIAEVGSMNGTLNTRGLDPGSAIEGSVSSQFDNLLWLGGFFPELEKLDGSLNADLAINGSVAAPALVGAVGLDNLHMQLPAIGLALNSGSASLHLANAGDWQLDAGISSGAGRINLIGQGVFEPSNGPTGNIAISGENFTAVDLADAKVLISPDINISLAAELIKIRGSLAIPQGNFTLKSLPAQASSVSADEVIISSKSAPTIAATRAIDTQVTISLDDSFQFTGYGLSTRFGGKLKIVQKSQAAVQAFGSLSLYDGVYKAYGQDLSIQRGLLLFQGPVDNPGLNITAVREVEPYRVGINIGGFAQDIRSDLFSDPTMPPTDVISMLITGKAPGAMSQSDANQVMNAATSLGISQSKGITSTLQSTFGMDVLNFQGGDSYEESSLVVGKYLTPSIFISYVQNLFTPAGSVQLDYTLSKSLGLKAQSGETQSIDLLYRVEHGKD
- a CDS encoding ABC transporter permease, with product MNIVAALRNFSRAWRGGELGLLGFSLCLAVLIVTGIAGFSERLSGAMTQQSHHFLAADRVLKTARSIPESWLTEAQAQGLRTASVVSFRSMVAADDNMQLASVRGVSEAYPLIGELGVSDTAFGEVELVNRGPQTGEIWLDSRLMALLNLALGDEVSLGEANFRLSRALLSEPDRGGMNDMLAPRAMINIRDLAATEVVQPGSLVRYRYLFAGNTEQLDAYGAWLAPHLIEGQRWEDLRDGQPALANTLKRAEGYLLLAASLGVALAGAAIALAARRYGDRNTDNVAVMKALGAQRRQILYRYLGQLLLLCSGAITLGGLLGFGLQEILFSSLQGLIDIEIPPPSWRPFMVGAITAVVSTAVFALPPLWRLSKVAPLRVLRRDLADNSDDLLSSGLIGLLGVGLLMWWYSKDIQLSGALLLASLSLGLLAAGLVLLLISLARRATASRSQGALRLALAAIYRRRFGNAFQVASFALALMALTTLGVLRSTLLADWQMQLSEGAPNHFLINIQPNEISPLNAFFAEHQIADAGLYPMVRGRLTHINEMLLKDIEGIDAERGNVNREINLSWASDLPEDNRLEAGAWWPEVSVKGADNIAVSVEQELAEQLHLKLGSVLNFNIGGQTLQAEVGSIRSLDWSSMRPNFYFMFPPGSLEKYAGSYITSFYLAEGDKPLLTALLRAFPTVTLIEIDAVIKQMNTVVAQVSAAIGLVLLLVVVCALLVSVANVQASLDSRLHENAILRTLGASRKLVASGLLLEFSAVGLLAGLLAALGSNIALYGVQRWVLDMDGVWHGEVFLVVPLLGAVTMAATGWFYCRAVLTTPPLLVLGRL
- a CDS encoding SDR family oxidoreductase, with the translated sequence MDLQVKGKVFLLAGASKGLGLAIAEQLSLNGASVAIASRSAQTIEASAIELAGRSGNPVKAYVMDASDGASIQRWVTDAHSDFGRIDGLVVNAGGPPVGQFDSFDDEDWLAAFNLTLMSAVRMVRAALPHLRSAGGGAILTLTSSSVKEPIDFLLLSNVMRAGVTSLAKSLSKQLAAENIRVNNLIPGLIATDRMQNLDKLQAQAKHLSISDQRRANEQTIPLGRYGEPAEFGKAGAFLLSPAASYITGASLVVDGGTMKTVW
- a CDS encoding thiol-disulfide oxidoreductase DCC family protein, with product MGGNFEQANPPPPGFLGPDDKLVVFDGVCKFCHFWSRFIIRFDSHQHIKLATVQSPVGIALFEHYRLASSDIESVYFFTGGRVFEKSTAIFQIIKQLPWPWRPLLLFSLIPRPIRDLLYDLIARHRYRLFGRYEQCPLPTAEQEGRYY
- a CDS encoding TetR/AcrR family transcriptional regulator, which produces MTTDTNTSTSYHHGNLRQELMELAEKHLVTGGIGELSLRALAREIGVSQTAPYRHFKDKNALLAALATEGFRRFFALCEASENEPRADLSLLMFGLSYVQFAKLHTEMFHLMFGPVLQPRNDYPELFAAGREAIYKVRAGVERGFKTNVIRQLDDVASMAHTVWAAVHGVATLMLDHGDTYGYHRDLDLQAEKSLRMMIAGLCTDPTDISKLPATPSPAAE
- a CDS encoding ABC transporter ATP-binding protein, which encodes MIRVQDLCKTVTSGAQELAILRGINLEIKAGESAAIIGVSGAGKSTLLGLLAGLDNASSGAVFLHGQNISVMTEDQRASLRAKHVGFVFQSFQLLPGLTALENVMLPLELSGRSGAAAKAKVFLDKVGLAERGHHYPRQLSGGEQQRVALARAFAVEPDILFADEPTGNLDEHTGQRIIELLFALNSESDTTLVLVTHELPLARRCERQFVMHDGVLSEEFDNGGVATPSDSALDAL
- a CDS encoding arylesterase, with protein sequence MSLISLGTTSVAYASAADKTANILVLGDSISAGYGFDPALGWVTLLSKQIPETYTVVNASVSGETSAGGLNRLPALLAEHQPSIVIIELGGNDGLRGYPVNTLRKNLQALINLSIEAGAQPLLLGMKIPPNYGKRYTEAFAASYAKIAKANNLPWIDFFLDNIATNSSLMQSDGIHPNADAQALIVQKVLPALTPLLN